In Candidatus Desulfofervidus auxilii, one genomic interval encodes:
- the mutL gene encoding DNA mismatch repair endonuclease MutL has product MGRLKRLSPSLINLIAAGEVIERPAAVVKELLENALDAQAQHIKIQLKKAGKALIKVEDNGMGILPEDLPLVIQRYTTSKISEPEDLFHIHTLGFRGEALASIAGISKLHLASRVPNYPWGKEILVIGGEIKEEREIGMPIGTMVEVKDLFFNTPVRLKFLKKDATELGHIYETIVRLGLAHSQVHFLLKSENRILLNLPPANNLVERISQIFGLKLAQKLKQREEEKNDIKIKCFIAPLEFSRPTTRDMYFYVNNRWIRSPFLNQVVYKTLEDIWPKGRYPLLVVFIQLPPEEIDVNVHPTKQEVRFKEPYIVQEVLGIAIKQALGESLFQEETLEGDIPLYPSINKDTGKISSQVKDFSSVYPQKMPMAEVEEVPFRVLGQLWGTYILCEVPEGLMLIDQHAAHERLNYEKIKSLYENGPSHSQELLTSVLLEVSPVEASLLEEILPHLQKLGFVLEPFGEFSFVIRSVPSFLVQRDVRKILENVLKDLYLLSKTSTLSDIVPSLLKSMACHASIKAHDVLTEMEMVSLLKELKKLNILHCPHGRPFYKLFSKEEIARFFHRS; this is encoded by the coding sequence ATGGGACGATTAAAACGTTTATCCCCATCCTTAATTAACCTTATAGCAGCAGGGGAGGTAATAGAACGCCCTGCTGCAGTAGTAAAAGAGTTATTGGAGAATGCCCTAGATGCCCAAGCCCAGCATATTAAAATACAATTAAAAAAGGCAGGAAAGGCCTTGATTAAAGTAGAAGACAATGGTATGGGAATCCTTCCAGAGGATTTGCCTTTGGTTATCCAACGCTACACTACCAGTAAGATTAGTGAGCCAGAAGACCTATTTCATATTCACACTCTGGGATTCCGAGGTGAAGCCTTGGCCAGTATTGCTGGTATTTCTAAGTTACATTTGGCTAGCCGGGTGCCTAATTATCCTTGGGGGAAGGAAATCCTGGTCATAGGTGGAGAAATAAAGGAAGAGAGGGAAATAGGCATGCCTATAGGCACTATGGTGGAAGTAAAAGACCTGTTTTTTAATACCCCAGTGAGGCTGAAGTTTTTAAAAAAAGATGCTACGGAATTAGGACATATTTATGAAACCATAGTGAGGCTTGGTCTGGCTCATAGCCAAGTGCATTTTTTATTGAAAAGTGAAAACCGCATTTTATTGAACCTTCCTCCTGCTAATAATTTAGTAGAACGTATTAGTCAAATATTTGGTCTAAAATTAGCCCAAAAGCTAAAACAAAGGGAGGAAGAAAAAAATGATATAAAAATAAAATGTTTTATTGCCCCTTTAGAGTTTAGTCGGCCTACTACTAGAGATATGTATTTTTATGTTAATAATCGCTGGATAAGGAGTCCTTTTCTCAACCAAGTTGTTTATAAAACTTTAGAAGATATTTGGCCTAAAGGAAGGTATCCTCTTTTGGTAGTGTTTATTCAGCTACCTCCAGAGGAAATAGATGTGAATGTACATCCCACCAAACAGGAAGTCCGATTTAAAGAGCCTTATATAGTTCAGGAGGTCTTGGGAATAGCTATTAAACAGGCATTGGGAGAAAGCCTATTTCAAGAAGAAACTTTGGAAGGTGATATTCCTCTTTATCCTTCAATTAATAAAGATACAGGTAAAATTTCTTCTCAGGTAAAAGACTTTAGCTCAGTTTATCCTCAAAAAATGCCTATGGCTGAAGTAGAGGAAGTTCCCTTTCGTGTTTTAGGACAACTATGGGGGACTTATATCTTGTGTGAAGTCCCAGAAGGTTTGATGCTCATTGACCAACACGCTGCCCATGAACGCTTAAATTATGAAAAAATAAAATCTCTTTATGAGAATGGGCCATCTCATTCCCAGGAGCTATTAACCTCAGTATTATTGGAAGTATCCCCAGTGGAGGCCAGCCTTTTAGAAGAAATCCTCCCCCATCTGCAAAAACTAGGGTTTGTTTTAGAACCATTTGGTGAATTTAGCTTTGTTATTCGCTCTGTCCCTAGTTTTTTGGTTCAAAGAGATGTGAGGAAAATTTTAGAAAATGTCCTAAAAGACTTGTATTTATTGAGCAAGACATCAACTTTATCAGATATAGTGCCTAGTTTATTAAAAAGCATGGCCTGTCATGCTTCCATTAAAGCACATGATGTATTGACGGAAATGGAAATGGTATCTTTACTAAAGGAGCTCAAGAAACTAAATATTTTACATTGTCCCCATGGCCGGCCTTTTTATAAACTATTTAGCAAAGAAGAAATTGCTCGTTTTTTCCATCGTTCATGA
- a CDS encoding PocR ligand-binding domain-containing protein, with translation MELTDILSKEEWKQLAEEIYEKFGINGGVNDKQGLIVAFSSKWANEFCPKIKGGEQSRTICATAHQYLLKEAQEKKEAAIGECDVGFTKFVVPIFYKGEFLGTAGGCGFLEEDGEVDTFYMAKVLNLNEKEIEGKLTQIKKLSPSELKEAIEYVKKRIEQILQAYKS, from the coding sequence ATGGAACTTACAGATATTTTGTCCAAAGAGGAATGGAAACAGTTAGCAGAAGAGATTTATGAGAAGTTTGGAATAAATGGAGGAGTAAATGATAAACAAGGCCTGATTGTGGCTTTCAGCTCTAAGTGGGCCAACGAATTTTGCCCCAAGATTAAAGGAGGTGAACAAAGTAGGACCATTTGCGCTACTGCTCATCAGTATTTACTTAAAGAAGCTCAAGAAAAAAAAGAAGCTGCTATAGGTGAATGTGATGTGGGCTTTACCAAGTTTGTAGTGCCTATTTTTTATAAAGGTGAATTTCTGGGCACTGCTGGAGGATGTGGTTTTTTGGAAGAAGATGGGGAGGTAGATACATTTTATATGGCAAAGGTGCTTAATCTAAATGAAAAAGAGATAGAAGGAAAATTAACCCAGATAAAAAAACTTTCTCCATCAGAATTAAAAGAAGCCATAGAATATGTAAAAAAACGTATAGAGCAAATCTTACAAGCATATAAAAGTTAA
- a CDS encoding 2-oxoacid:acceptor oxidoreductase family protein, which translates to MKTKTIIAGFGGQGVLFLGDLIAYCAMKEGKYVTWVPSYGPESRGGTCNCQVIYADTPIGSPAIVHPDILIVFNVPSLYKFLPRLKNKGILFYDSFLIKEPSLRKDIKVIEVPAFQLSKMGNMVMMGAFIAVTKQIKLRTVYETLEEKLTGAKAKFIPINKEAIEQGIKYVEQKKEV; encoded by the coding sequence GTGAAGACAAAAACTATCATTGCTGGGTTTGGAGGACAGGGGGTTTTATTCTTAGGTGATTTGATTGCCTATTGTGCCATGAAAGAGGGGAAATATGTCACTTGGGTGCCTTCCTATGGTCCTGAATCCAGGGGAGGGACTTGTAACTGTCAGGTAATTTATGCAGATACTCCTATTGGTTCACCTGCTATTGTGCATCCTGATATTCTTATAGTATTTAATGTTCCCTCTCTTTATAAATTTTTGCCTCGTTTAAAAAACAAAGGGATTTTATTCTATGATAGTTTTCTTATTAAAGAGCCCTCTCTCCGGAAGGATATTAAGGTTATTGAAGTGCCTGCATTTCAATTGAGCAAGATGGGGAATATGGTGATGATGGGTGCTTTTATTGCTGTTACTAAACAGATAAAGTTACGCACAGTTTATGAAACATTGGAAGAAAAATTAACCGGCGCAAAGGCTAAATTCATACCTATTAATAAAGAAGCGATTGAGCAAGGTATAAAATATGTTGAACAAAAAAAGGAGGTGTAG
- a CDS encoding NAD-dependent epimerase/dehydratase family protein, which translates to MKILVTGGAGFIGSHVVDGYIKAGHDVVVVDNLFTGKRENINPEAKFYEIDIRSKGLEKIFEREKPLIVNHHAAQISVPVSVENPIFDAEVNIIGLINILQACVKYGVKKIIFASSGGAIYGEAQEYPTSEKYPPLPLSPYAIAKLTSEYYLEFYRHQYRLNYTILRYANIYGPRQIPKGEAGVVAIFIENLLSGRPSVMYHFPDEPDGMARDYCYVEDVVKANILVLKNGSNEIFNIGFGKPTRTRELYKRLYDLVNNSNPSLRSPVPAPPRPGDIKRSCLNIDKAKRMLGWTPDVSLEEGLKKTVGWYSTHKV; encoded by the coding sequence TTGAAAATACTAGTTACAGGAGGAGCAGGTTTTATTGGTTCGCATGTGGTTGATGGGTATATTAAGGCAGGTCATGATGTTGTTGTAGTGGATAATCTTTTCACAGGAAAACGGGAAAATATAAATCCTGAGGCTAAATTCTATGAAATAGATATAAGGTCAAAGGGTCTTGAAAAGATATTTGAGAGGGAGAAACCGCTAATAGTAAACCACCATGCAGCTCAAATATCTGTCCCAGTGTCTGTTGAAAATCCTATATTTGATGCTGAGGTAAATATCATTGGTCTTATAAACATATTACAGGCATGTGTTAAATATGGTGTTAAAAAAATAATCTTTGCCTCATCAGGTGGCGCAATCTATGGCGAAGCCCAGGAGTATCCTACATCAGAAAAATATCCACCACTGCCTTTATCCCCATACGCAATCGCAAAATTGACTTCAGAATATTACCTTGAGTTTTATAGACATCAATATAGGCTAAATTACACTATCTTGAGATATGCCAATATTTATGGCCCCAGACAGATACCCAAAGGAGAGGCAGGAGTGGTAGCAATATTTATAGAAAATCTTTTATCAGGAAGGCCTTCTGTTATGTACCATTTTCCGGACGAACCAGATGGAATGGCAAGGGACTACTGTTATGTTGAGGATGTAGTAAAAGCAAATATCCTTGTTTTAAAAAATGGTTCAAATGAAATATTTAACATAGGTTTTGGTAAACCTACTAGGACCAGGGAGCTTTATAAAAGGCTGTATGATTTGGTGAATAATTCTAACCCATCACTTAGATCACCAGTTCCTGCTCCTCCCCGACCTGGAGATATAAAACGCAGTTGTCTTAATATAGATAAAGCCAAAAGAATGCTTGGCTGGACTCCAGATGTCAGCCTTGAAGAGGGGCTCAAAAAAACTGTTGGATGGTATTCTACACATAAAGTTTAA
- the vorB gene encoding 3-methyl-2-oxobutanoate dehydrogenase subunit VorB — translation MSKLYMKGNEAIVEGALKAGVEGFLGYPITPASEIIETFAQRYFADREREKRGEKPLYPKFRLFLQMESEIASINAVMGGASVGCRVMTASSSPGISLKQEGISYLAACELPCVIVNIMRGGPGLGSIQPEQGDYFQAVKGGGHGDYKLIVLAPNSVQEMAEHTMLLFNLTDKYRNPGMILTDGYLGQMKESMEFPDIPIEKYEKPWAVTGIGNRETQNIIESLFLAPEPMIEAKTKLWQKYKKIESDEVRYEIYKVEDAKILVTAYGTPSRIAKAAVDLAREKGVRVGLLRPITLWPFPYKIYADLTTHQIDKVLVVEMSFGQLLEDVKLGVEGRAEVRLYAVYGGIVPTEKDILEKIMELG, via the coding sequence ATGAGTAAGTTATACATGAAAGGAAATGAGGCTATTGTAGAAGGTGCCTTAAAGGCTGGTGTGGAAGGTTTCTTAGGCTATCCCATCACTCCGGCCAGTGAAATTATTGAAACCTTTGCCCAAAGATATTTTGCTGATAGAGAAAGGGAAAAAAGGGGAGAAAAACCCCTTTATCCCAAATTTCGTTTGTTCTTGCAAATGGAAAGTGAAATTGCTTCCATTAACGCCGTGATGGGAGGAGCATCTGTGGGTTGCAGGGTAATGACTGCTTCTTCCAGCCCTGGAATTAGTTTAAAACAAGAGGGCATTTCCTACCTGGCTGCTTGTGAGTTACCTTGTGTTATAGTTAATATAATGCGGGGTGGCCCTGGATTAGGCAGTATTCAGCCCGAACAAGGGGATTATTTTCAAGCAGTGAAGGGAGGCGGTCATGGTGACTATAAGCTTATTGTTCTAGCCCCTAATTCAGTTCAGGAGATGGCCGAACATACCATGCTTCTCTTTAACCTTACTGATAAATATCGCAATCCAGGTATGATATTAACTGATGGTTATCTAGGACAAATGAAGGAATCTATGGAATTCCCTGATATACCTATTGAAAAATATGAAAAGCCTTGGGCAGTGACAGGCATAGGAAACAGAGAGACACAAAATATAATTGAATCCTTGTTTCTTGCTCCAGAACCTATGATAGAGGCAAAGACAAAACTATGGCAAAAATATAAAAAAATAGAATCAGATGAAGTAAGATATGAAATTTATAAAGTAGAAGATGCCAAAATTTTAGTCACTGCCTATGGCACACCTTCTCGTATTGCCAAGGCAGCAGTAGACTTAGCTAGAGAGAAAGGAGTAAGGGTAGGTTTACTACGCCCTATTACCCTTTGGCCTTTTCCCTATAAAATTTATGCTGATTTGACTACCCATCAGATTGATAAGGTATTAGTAGTTGAAATGTCCTTTGGCCAACTATTAGAAGATGTAAAGTTAGGGGTGGAAGGAAGAGCAGAAGTGAGACTTTATGCGGTTTATGGTGGAATTGTGCCTACGGAAAAAGACATTTTAGAGAAGATTATGGAGTTGGGTTAA
- a CDS encoding class I SAM-dependent methyltransferase: protein MRIRQRYYDVFSYFYDWVIKLHSQDKSLWLRHYLSRKSGVKSTDKVLDLCTGTGALAIILSQYTPQGMVIGLDFSLGMLKKAREKAKTLKRKNLYWVVADAGALPFKSGTFDVITCSHAMYELTGKTRRLALENIKRCLRPGGRFCMMEHEEPKHPFIKFLYHLRLLSMGKEGREIVRHELEELKNIFTNVVKEITPTGRTKLICGEKGN, encoded by the coding sequence GTGAGAATTAGACAAAGATATTACGATGTTTTTTCATATTTTTATGATTGGGTGATAAAACTCCACTCTCAAGATAAAAGTTTATGGCTGCGTCATTATTTATCCCGCAAAAGTGGTGTAAAATCTACAGATAAAGTCCTTGATTTATGCACAGGGACAGGTGCATTAGCTATAATTCTCAGCCAATACACACCGCAGGGAATGGTAATAGGATTAGATTTTTCGCTAGGTATGCTTAAAAAAGCTAGAGAAAAGGCAAAAACTTTAAAGAGAAAAAATCTATATTGGGTAGTAGCTGATGCTGGTGCCCTTCCTTTTAAATCAGGAACTTTTGATGTAATCACTTGCTCACATGCCATGTATGAATTAACAGGAAAGACGCGTCGTTTGGCTTTAGAAAATATCAAACGTTGTTTGAGACCAGGCGGGCGTTTTTGTATGATGGAACATGAAGAGCCAAAACATCCGTTTATTAAATTTCTTTACCATTTACGCCTACTCTCTATGGGTAAAGAGGGAAGAGAAATTGTCCGACATGAGTTAGAAGAGTTGAAGAACATTTTTACAAATGTAGTAAAAGAGATTACTCCTACAGGTAGAACTAAATTAATTTGTGGAGAAAAAGGAAATTAA
- a CDS encoding CDP-alcohol phosphatidyltransferase family protein, whose protein sequence is MSWPNLFTFFRFLLTPVFIILILNNYFSLATITFLIAGITDAIDGFLARYLHQATRLGACLDPIADKLLLCSSFVLLAWYQFIPSWLAVIVLCRDAFILLGALLFFLFDIEFEVKPSLLGKTTTLVQIITVLTVLTNIQVTLPPILLSILLGITLILTVASGLQYAYMGYKILE, encoded by the coding sequence TTGTCTTGGCCAAATTTATTCACCTTCTTTCGGTTTCTGCTAACACCTGTTTTCATCATTCTCATCCTCAATAATTACTTTAGTTTGGCCACGATTACCTTTTTAATTGCAGGAATAACTGATGCTATCGATGGCTTTCTGGCCCGCTACCTCCATCAAGCTACCAGGTTAGGTGCCTGCCTTGACCCTATAGCTGACAAATTATTACTCTGTTCTAGCTTTGTATTATTAGCCTGGTATCAATTTATACCTAGTTGGTTAGCAGTTATAGTGCTTTGTAGGGATGCATTTATCCTTTTAGGTGCCCTTTTGTTTTTTTTATTCGACATTGAATTTGAAGTTAAACCATCCTTACTAGGCAAGACCACTACTTTGGTCCAAATCATCACCGTGTTGACAGTCTTAACCAATATTCAAGTAACCCTTCCCCCTATACTTCTTTCAATTCTACTTGGTATCACTTTAATCTTAACAGTGGCTTCAGGGCTGCAGTATGCTTATATGGGTTATAAGATATTAGAATAG
- a CDS encoding 4Fe-4S dicluster domain-containing protein encodes MTELEPNFKTKSWFMMLYRKIHLVRPLSYQVKILEDRCKGCQLCINVCPKSLLKPSTRANQKGYLVIEWEDSKVGGCMGCGACYEVCPEQAIRIYAQIEK; translated from the coding sequence TTGACAGAATTAGAACCAAATTTTAAAACCAAAAGCTGGTTTATGATGCTCTATAGAAAAATTCATTTAGTTAGGCCTCTTTCTTATCAAGTAAAAATTCTTGAAGATAGGTGCAAGGGTTGCCAATTGTGTATTAATGTTTGTCCTAAAAGTTTATTAAAACCCTCAACCCGAGCAAATCAAAAAGGTTATTTAGTAATAGAATGGGAAGATTCAAAAGTAGGGGGTTGTATGGGTTGTGGGGCGTGTTATGAAGTTTGTCCTGAACAGGCTATCAGGATTTATGCCCAGATAGAAAAATGA
- a CDS encoding cytochrome c3 family protein, with protein MKTLRLIMGVLAIGALLAIGSTIAMSGEVPATITIKDAGFSACKKTAVSFTHEKHFKDMNIACTDCHHDYQQGKNVWKEGDPVKKCSECHKENAAEKNSLSFCTKAYPAGKAPGLKCAYHMNCIGCHKAVKKEGKKAPTSCTKCHPKKK; from the coding sequence ATGAAAACTTTAAGGTTAATTATGGGAGTTTTGGCAATAGGGGCATTATTGGCCATTGGTTCTACAATAGCCATGAGTGGCGAAGTGCCAGCGACCATTACTATTAAAGATGCTGGATTCAGTGCTTGTAAGAAGACAGCGGTGTCCTTTACTCATGAAAAGCATTTTAAGGATATGAATATAGCCTGTACAGATTGTCATCATGATTATCAGCAGGGGAAGAATGTCTGGAAAGAGGGAGACCCAGTTAAAAAGTGTTCTGAATGTCATAAAGAAAATGCCGCGGAGAAAAACAGCCTTAGTTTTTGTACAAAAGCCTATCCTGCAGGTAAAGCTCCTGGACTTAAATGTGCTTATCACATGAATTGTATAGGATGTCACAAAGCGGTGAAGAAAGAAGGTAAAAAAGCACCTACTAGCTGTACTAAGTGTCATCCTAAGAAAAAGTAA
- the miaA gene encoding tRNA (adenosine(37)-N6)-dimethylallyltransferase MiaA, which translates to MKEKIIILTGPTGVGKTALSLNLAQAFNAEIVNADSMQIYRYMDIGTAKPTLKERAIVPHHLIDIKYPDEDYDVSQFKADADWVIKDILTRGKQVLVVGGTMLYLKILIHGVFPAPPVDMALRQRLNQVAKERGREYLHQRLVQIDPEAARRIKPRDIVRLIRAIEVYELTGKPISWHQKQHHFMREDYKYLKICLYRPREVLYRHIENRVEQMFKHGLVEEVEKLLKMGYKTSLKPMQAIGYRHVIAYLEGKHSLEEAKSLIKRDTRRYAKRQLTWFRQEKNIAWYLPEEKERIKNAISQFLEK; encoded by the coding sequence ATGAAGGAAAAGATTATTATCCTCACTGGTCCCACAGGGGTAGGTAAAACTGCCTTGTCATTAAACCTAGCTCAGGCATTCAATGCAGAAATTGTCAATGCAGACTCTATGCAAATTTATCGTTACATGGATATTGGGACCGCTAAACCTACACTTAAAGAAAGGGCCATCGTCCCTCACCATTTAATAGACATTAAGTATCCAGATGAAGATTATGATGTATCTCAATTTAAGGCAGATGCAGACTGGGTAATTAAAGATATTCTCACTCGGGGTAAGCAAGTATTAGTGGTTGGCGGCACTATGCTCTATTTAAAGATACTTATCCATGGAGTTTTTCCAGCCCCTCCTGTTGATATGGCCTTAAGACAACGTTTAAACCAGGTGGCCAAAGAGAGAGGTAGAGAATATTTACATCAACGGCTTGTCCAAATCGACCCTGAAGCCGCTAGGAGAATTAAACCTAGGGATATTGTCCGCTTAATTAGGGCTATTGAAGTCTATGAGCTCACCGGTAAACCCATCTCTTGGCATCAAAAACAGCATCATTTTATGAGAGAGGATTATAAATATCTAAAAATCTGTCTTTATCGCCCTAGAGAAGTCCTTTATCGCCATATTGAAAATCGGGTAGAACAAATGTTTAAGCACGGATTGGTAGAAGAAGTAGAAAAATTACTTAAAATGGGGTATAAAACTAGCTTAAAACCCATGCAGGCTATAGGCTATCGTCATGTGATTGCTTATCTTGAAGGCAAACATAGTTTAGAGGAAGCCAAGTCTTTAATAAAAAGAGACACCAGGCGGTATGCCAAAAGACAATTGACTTGGTTTCGCCAAGAAAAAAATATAGCATGGTATTTGCCTGAAGAAAAAGAGAGGATAAAAAATGCAATTTCCCAATTTTTGGAAAAATAA
- a CDS encoding thiamine pyrophosphate-dependent enzyme yields the protein MRVSALIPKYPEPQTYLGRTHYCPGCGHSTLHKILGEIIDELGIRKKVILIEPIGCSVIALSYLKVDGIQGPHGRAPAIATAVKRLRPENIVITYQGDGDLAAIGTNEIIHAANRGEMFTTIFVNNAVYGMTGGQMAPTTLLGQKSTTTPGGRVAEYCGYPLRVCELLNTLDAPVYLERVSLFDLEHISRTKAAIKKALINQIEKRGFSLVEVLSNCPTNWKMSPKQSWNFVKQEMTKVFPLGVFRDK from the coding sequence ATGAGGGTTTCTGCTTTAATTCCCAAATATCCAGAGCCACAAACCTATTTAGGACGCACCCATTATTGTCCAGGATGTGGACATAGCACTTTACACAAAATCCTGGGAGAAATTATAGATGAATTGGGGATTAGAAAAAAAGTGATTTTGATTGAGCCCATAGGTTGTTCGGTGATTGCTTTAAGCTATTTGAAGGTAGATGGAATCCAAGGACCACATGGCCGTGCCCCTGCCATTGCTACGGCAGTAAAAAGGCTTAGACCCGAAAATATTGTTATTACTTACCAAGGAGATGGGGATTTAGCAGCTATTGGCACTAATGAAATTATTCATGCAGCTAATAGAGGTGAAATGTTTACTACCATCTTCGTTAATAATGCTGTTTATGGGATGACAGGTGGGCAAATGGCCCCAACCACTTTGTTAGGGCAAAAAAGCACTACTACCCCAGGCGGTAGAGTAGCTGAATATTGTGGTTATCCACTAAGGGTATGTGAACTGCTTAATACTTTAGACGCTCCGGTTTACTTAGAGCGAGTGAGTCTTTTTGACTTAGAACATATTTCCCGTACCAAAGCAGCTATTAAAAAAGCCTTGATAAATCAAATAGAAAAACGAGGTTTTTCTCTGGTAGAAGTATTATCTAACTGTCCTACAAACTGGAAAATGTCCCCCAAACAATCGTGGAATTTTGTCAAACAAGAAATGACCAAGGTTTTCCCTTTAGGGGTATTTAGAGACAAGTGA
- the plsY gene encoding glycerol-3-phosphate 1-O-acyltransferase PlsY → MYLLLGLFLSYLLGAIPVGILVARKYGHPDLTQKGSGNIGATNVARIVGKKAGIITLIGDITKGLLPVLFFSILIGTDTWQEQTIVALAGLSAFLGHIFSIFLKFKGGKGVATATGVFLGLCPLAVLVDIMVFSFVAWRWRYVSLASLSAALAMPVLMGLFSDKKVYILLAVVIAFLIFYRHKDNIKRLLAGREPTFK, encoded by the coding sequence ATGTATCTCCTTTTGGGCTTATTTCTCAGTTATCTTCTAGGTGCTATTCCAGTAGGAATATTGGTAGCTAGAAAATATGGACATCCCGACCTCACTCAGAAAGGTAGTGGAAATATTGGGGCTACTAATGTAGCTAGAATAGTGGGGAAAAAAGCAGGGATAATTACCCTAATAGGAGATATAACCAAGGGATTATTACCAGTCTTATTTTTCTCTATCCTAATAGGCACTGATACCTGGCAAGAACAAACCATAGTAGCCTTGGCTGGTTTATCGGCCTTTTTAGGACATATATTTTCTATTTTTTTAAAATTTAAAGGAGGGAAAGGAGTAGCTACGGCCACTGGGGTATTTTTGGGATTATGTCCTTTGGCTGTATTGGTAGATATTATGGTCTTTTCCTTTGTAGCCTGGCGCTGGCGTTATGTCTCATTAGCCTCTCTTTCTGCTGCCTTAGCCATGCCTGTGTTAATGGGTTTATTCTCTGATAAAAAAGTGTATATCTTATTGGCCGTGGTTATTGCTTTTTTAATTTTTTATCGTCATAAAGATAATATCAAACGACTTTTAGCTGGAAGAGAACCAACTTTTAAATAA
- a CDS encoding PolC-type DNA polymerase III, which produces MSSLMETPFVVFDTETTGLSLTARIIEVGGVKIYGGRIVEEFSSLANPQRSIPSKATEIHGITDEMVANAPPLPKVLQRFSNFIGEAILVGHNAVFDLRMLAFHLEREQMPLFSNPTVDTHTLMRKYFPQLEKYSLPFLIQYWQSPYKGCHRALVDARHTAFIFFRILEKNGFSLSDSLKNFWEWAGEPLYVKNYLPKPLNDPSDPKLKMLTQVMQKDGDLKIIYTNGHLAFKPRVVHPIICFRCGKHYYMEAFCYTDQIVKTFRLDRILKIF; this is translated from the coding sequence ATGTCTTCTTTAATGGAAACACCCTTTGTGGTTTTTGATACAGAAACTACTGGACTATCATTAACCGCCAGGATTATAGAAGTTGGGGGAGTAAAAATATATGGAGGACGTATAGTAGAAGAATTTTCTTCTTTAGCTAACCCTCAACGTTCTATTCCCAGTAAAGCTACAGAAATTCACGGTATCACAGACGAAATGGTGGCCAATGCCCCACCTTTGCCTAAGGTGTTGCAAAGATTTTCCAATTTTATTGGCGAGGCTATCTTAGTAGGCCATAATGCAGTGTTTGATTTGAGAATGTTGGCTTTCCATTTAGAAAGAGAACAAATGCCTTTATTCTCTAATCCTACTGTAGATACTCATACTTTGATGCGCAAATACTTTCCTCAGCTAGAAAAATATAGTTTGCCTTTTCTTATTCAATATTGGCAAAGTCCATATAAAGGATGTCATCGAGCCTTAGTTGATGCAAGACACACAGCCTTTATCTTTTTCCGAATTTTAGAAAAAAACGGTTTTTCTCTCTCTGATTCTTTAAAAAATTTTTGGGAGTGGGCAGGTGAGCCACTTTATGTCAAAAATTACCTTCCTAAACCGCTAAATGACCCTTCTGACCCTAAATTAAAAATGCTCACTCAGGTAATGCAAAAGGACGGAGATTTAAAGATTATTTATACCAATGGCCATCTTGCCTTTAAACCGCGTGTGGTCCATCCTATAATATGCTTTCGGTGTGGGAAACATTACTATATGGAAGCCTTTTGTTATACAGACCAAATTGTGAAGACCTTTAGATTAGATAGGATATTAAAAATCTTTTGA